A single region of the Mustela lutreola isolate mMusLut2 chromosome 2, mMusLut2.pri, whole genome shotgun sequence genome encodes:
- the HAPLN4 gene encoding hyaluronan and proteoglycan link protein 4 — protein MVCPRAALGPGALWAAAWGVLLLTVPAGAQRGRKKVVHVLEGESGSVVVQTAPGQVVSHRGGTIVLPCRYHYEAAAHDHDGVRLKWTKVVDPLAFADVFVALGPQHRAFGSYRGRAELQGDGPGDASLVLRNVTLQDYGRYECEVTNELEDDTGMVKLDLEGVVFPYHPRGGRYKLTFTEAQRACAEQDGILASAEQLHAAWRDGLDWCNAGWLRDGSVQYPVSQPREPCGGLGGAGSAGTGGGTASGGVRNYGYRHNAEERYDAFCFTSNLPGRVFFLKPLRPVPFSGAARACAARGAAVAKVGQLFAAWKLQLLDRCTAGWLADGSARYPIVNPRARCGGRRPGVRSLGFPDATRRLFGVYCYRAPGAPDPAPGGWGWGWAGGGGWAGGARDPAAWTPLRV, from the exons ATG GTGTGTCCTCGGGCGGCCCTCGGTCCCGGCGCGCTCTGGGCAGCGGCCTGGGGAGTCCTGCTGCTCACGGTCCCCGCAGGGGCGCAGCGCGGACGCAAGAAGGTCGTGCACGTGCTCG AGGGTGAGTCTGGCTCGGTGGTGGTGCAGACGGCGCCTGGGCAGGTGGTCAGTCACAGGGGTGGCACCATCGTCCTGCCCTGCCGCTACCACTATGAGGCAGCTGCCCATGACCACGACGGCGTCCGTCTGAAGTGGACCAAGGTGGTGGACCCACTGGCCTTTGCTGACGTCTTCGTGGCCCTGGGCCCCCAGCACCGAGCATTTGGCAGCTACCGTGGGCGTGCCGAGCTGCAGGGCGACGGACCCGGGGATGCCTCCCTGGTTCTCCGAAACGTTACGCTGCAGGATTATGGGCGCTATGAATGCGAGGTCACCAATGAGCTGGAGGATGACACTGGCATGGTCAAGCTAGACCTGGAAG GAGTTGTCTTCCCTTACCATCCCCGTGGAGGCCGCTACAAGCTGACCTTCACGGAGGCGCAGCGCGCCTGCGCTGAGCAGGACGGCATCCTGGCGTCGGCAGAGCAGCTGCACGCGGCCTGGCGCGACGGCCTGGACTGGTGCAACGCAGGCTGGCTTCGAGACGGGTCCGTGCAGTACCCGGTGAGCCAGCCCCGGGAGCCTTGTGGCGGCCTGGGCGGAGCCGGGAGCGCCGGGACCGGCGGTGGCACCGCCTCCGGGGGCGTGCGCAACTACGGCTACCGCCACAATGCCGAAGAACGCTACGACGCCTTCTGCTTCACGTCCAACCTCCCGG GACGTGTGTTCTTCCTGAAGCCGCTGCGGCCTGTGCCCTTCTCGGGAGCAGCGCGTGCGTGCGCGGCGCGCGGCGCGGCCGTGGCCAAGGTGGGACAGCTGTTCGCTGCGTGGAAGCTGCAGCTGCTGGACCGCTGCACCGCGGGCTGGCTGGCCGACGGGAGCGCGCGCTACCCCATCGTGAATCCGCGCGCGCGCTGCGGCGGCCGCCGGCCGGGCGTTCGCAGCCTGGGCTTCCCAGACGCCACGCGCCGGCTCTTTGGCGTCTACTGCTACCGTGCACCCGGCGCGCCGGACCCTGCACCCggcggctggggctggggctgggccggAGGCGGCGGCTGGGCCGGAGGCGCGCGCGACCCGGCCGCTTGGACCCCGCTGCGCGTCTAG
- the TM6SF2 gene encoding transmembrane 6 superfamily member 2 codes for MDIPPLAGKIAALSLGALPLSYALNHVSALSHPLGLALMSALILGLLFVAIYSLSPGEIYYDPLYAVFAVFSFTSVVDLLIALQEDGYAGGFMEFFTKEGEPYLRTAHGVFICYWDGTVHYLLYLAMAGAIRRRKRYRNLGLYWLGSFVMSVLVFLPGNILGKYSSEIRPAFFLAIPYVLVPCWAGVRVFNQARAPTCYAPNVVQEEQSKGILRRPVDLALVIYLTLAGFFTLFRGLVVLDCPTDACFVYIYQYEPYLRDPVAYPKVQMLVYMFYVLPFYGLAVYGLIFPGCSWLPDWALVFAGAVGQAQFSHMGASMHVRTPFTYRVPDDAWACFFGSNLLYALGPQLLAFRCLWRPAFFLHPPPGPLAHHKKED; via the exons ATGGACATCCCGCCGCTGGCCGGCAAGATCGCGGCTCTGTCACTCGGCGCCCTCCCCTTGTCCTACGCGCTTAACCACGTCTCGGCGCTCTCGCA CCCCCTAGGGCTGGCATTGATGAGTGCCCTGATCCTGGGCCTGCTTTTTGTGGCTATCTACAGTTTGTCCCCCGGCGAGATCTACTATGACCCACTCTATGCTG TGTTCGCTGTCTTCTCCTTCACCTCCGTGGTGGATCTCCTCATTGCTCTCCAGGAAGATGGCTACGCGGGGGGCTTCATGGAATTCTTTACTAAAGAG GGAGAGCCTTATTTGCGCACGGCACACGGAGTCTTCATCTGCTACTGGGATGGCACGGTTCACTACCTCCTCTACTTGGCCATGGCTGGTGCCATCCGCAGAAG GAAGAGATACAGGAACCTTGGACTGTACTGGCTGGGATCTTTCGTCATGAGCGTCTTGGTGTTCCTCCCAGGAAACATCCTTG GTAAATACAGCTCGGAGATCAGACCTGCCTTCTTCCTTGCCATCCCCTATGTGCTAGTCCCATGCTGGGCTGGTGTGAGGGTCTTCAACCAGGCCCGGGCACCAACCtgctatgcccccaatgtg GTACAGGAGGAACAAAGCAAGGGTATCCTGCGACGTCCAGTAGACTTGGCCCTTGTCATATACCTCACCCTCGCCGGGTTCTTCACCCTCTTTCGGGGCCTG GTGGTGCTTGACTGCCCCACAGATGCGTGCTTTGTGTACATCTATCAGTATGAGCCATACCTACGGGATCCTGTGGCCTATCCAAAGGTGCAG ATGCTGGTGTACATGTTCTACGTGCTGCCCTTCTATGGCCTGGCTGTCTATGGCCTCATCTTCCCTGGCTGCTCTTGGCTGCCTGACTGGGCCTTGGTGTTTGCTGGAGCTGTTGGCCAG GCACAGTTCTCGCACATGGGGGCCTCGATGCACGTGCGCACACCCTTCACCTACCGCGTGCCTGATGACGCCTGGGCCTGCTTCTTCGGGAGCAACCTGCTATATGCGCTGGGTCCCCAGCTGCTGGCCTTCCGCTGCCTGTGGCGGCCTGCCTTCTTCCTGCACCCGCCCCCTGGTCCCCTGGCCCACCACAAGAAGGAGGACTGA